From a single Candidatus Defluviilinea gracilis genomic region:
- a CDS encoding FHA domain-containing protein, whose product MAQSGKFKLTLVNTQSSAPPKEFELTKSELVVGRDEGVDIIIATPAVSRRHARFMMQGGEYIIEDLGSSNGTFVNGDRLIGRQTLNHRDEIRLGQAITLLYTTPTEADEPNATVVGAKKPTPVVVSHVAQTTIGDEPIIPTAAGPRKLIVTVAGEPPKSYNLTRSALSIGRLDENDIVIPSPIVSGKHARLEAASGGGYMLVVLAEARNPVLCEGRSIEGSRMLRHGDVLRIGGQDPGVMVTLTYEAPSEAGQGARDIVFGEKTLITIGRDPSNDVALASPNVSRFHAQIQRVGQRYRVEDLRSSNGVFVNGERVEGSFWLKPDDSIRIGQYHFVMGKDQLAQFDESNGLKVEVLGLNKWVRKDLNILQNISVVFKPREFIVVVGQSGGGKSTFVDAVAGYRPATSPSKVLVNDVDIYTHFDAIRNEIGFVPQKDIIHMELTVYQALDYAAQLRMPADTSAEEREKRVMEVLADLDLTHRKDVQISGLSGGQQKRVSIGVELLTKPGLFFLDEPTSGLDPGTETALMQLMRRLADQGRTIILITHATKNVMLADKVIFLARGGFLAWFGPPDEALAYFDKYRSERDRRAGKIEFDEIYAILDDQSKGKAPEWAQRYRESKAYQEYVVKPLAGKLSPEGSPTIQQTPQKPQPKAGASAKKVSSLKQFFVLSARNIKILTRDKFALGLMLATAPLVSLLDVVLASVMGRNPFAFADGDIARVMITLFLMTIYGVMVGGISQMREIVKEQDIYKRERLVNLKILPYVMSKIWVAALLAFYQAAAYTIVHYLAFEMPGGALEFAQIYITMTLATLAGMMLGLFASALAPNASSAPLMVIILMLPQIVLGGALIPVPEFISAPTSTRWAFEALMSITGPGSDVAADLCWKLDPAAQNALTLEDKLKPIGDQPQGCRCMGVNMLHEESCNHPGLGRFRIPAIDEPLPVEPAPLPPEPEQPVQPENQSDNIAMAEFFAKLQEYEIKVEAYKLQVEQYQRDRVAYETRRAELQVAVAPAEGVVRNFYTNFPFMYVNKEDTATYYAKIGKTWVIQGAICLILFVAILYLQKRKDVV is encoded by the coding sequence GTGGCACAATCTGGCAAATTCAAGTTGACGCTTGTCAACACACAGAGCAGCGCTCCCCCAAAAGAATTCGAATTGACCAAATCTGAGCTTGTGGTGGGCAGAGATGAAGGCGTGGATATTATCATCGCCACGCCGGCCGTGTCGCGCCGCCATGCGCGCTTCATGATGCAAGGCGGCGAGTACATCATCGAAGACCTCGGCAGTTCCAACGGCACCTTCGTCAACGGCGACCGGTTGATCGGGCGGCAGACGCTCAACCACCGCGACGAGATCCGCTTAGGGCAGGCGATCACGCTCCTGTATACCACCCCCACCGAAGCAGACGAACCGAATGCGACGGTGGTGGGCGCAAAAAAACCGACACCGGTCGTCGTTTCGCATGTGGCGCAAACTACCATCGGCGATGAACCGATCATCCCCACAGCGGCAGGTCCGCGGAAACTGATCGTCACAGTGGCGGGGGAACCGCCGAAATCGTACAACCTCACCCGTTCGGCGCTCAGCATCGGCAGGCTCGACGAGAACGATATCGTCATCCCCTCGCCGATCGTCTCCGGTAAACACGCCCGTCTCGAAGCCGCAAGCGGAGGCGGGTACATGCTCGTTGTGCTGGCAGAGGCGCGGAACCCGGTGCTTTGCGAAGGCAGATCTATCGAAGGGTCGCGCATGTTGCGCCATGGCGATGTGTTGCGCATCGGCGGGCAGGATCCCGGCGTGATGGTTACGCTGACCTATGAAGCGCCCTCCGAAGCGGGGCAAGGCGCGCGAGATATCGTCTTCGGCGAAAAGACGCTCATCACAATCGGGCGCGACCCGAGCAACGACGTGGCGCTTGCCTCGCCGAATGTCTCGCGCTTCCATGCGCAGATCCAGCGCGTGGGTCAACGCTATCGCGTGGAGGATTTACGCAGTTCCAACGGCGTATTCGTCAACGGCGAACGCGTCGAGGGGTCGTTCTGGCTCAAACCCGACGATTCGATCCGCATCGGTCAGTATCACTTCGTGATGGGCAAAGACCAGCTCGCCCAGTTCGACGAGAGTAACGGCTTGAAAGTGGAAGTTCTCGGCTTGAACAAATGGGTGCGCAAAGACCTGAACATCCTGCAAAATATATCGGTGGTCTTCAAGCCGCGCGAATTCATTGTGGTGGTCGGGCAAAGCGGCGGCGGAAAATCCACCTTTGTAGACGCGGTCGCCGGCTACCGCCCCGCCACCTCCCCGTCGAAAGTGCTCGTCAACGACGTGGACATCTACACCCACTTCGACGCCATCCGCAACGAGATCGGCTTCGTCCCGCAAAAAGACATCATCCACATGGAGTTGACGGTCTATCAGGCATTGGACTATGCCGCGCAATTGCGTATGCCGGCCGATACGTCCGCCGAAGAACGCGAAAAGCGCGTGATGGAAGTGCTTGCCGATCTCGATCTCACCCATCGCAAGGATGTGCAGATCAGCGGCTTGAGCGGCGGACAACAAAAACGCGTCTCCATCGGCGTCGAGTTGCTGACCAAACCCGGCCTGTTCTTCCTCGACGAGCCCACCTCCGGTCTCGACCCCGGCACCGAGACCGCGCTCATGCAACTCATGCGCCGCCTCGCCGACCAGGGGCGCACGATCATCCTCATCACGCACGCCACCAAGAACGTGATGCTCGCGGACAAAGTGATCTTCCTCGCGCGCGGAGGTTTCCTCGCGTGGTTCGGTCCCCCGGATGAAGCGCTGGCATACTTCGACAAATATCGCTCCGAACGCGACCGCCGCGCCGGCAAGATCGAGTTCGACGAGATCTACGCCATCCTCGACGACCAAAGCAAAGGCAAAGCGCCGGAATGGGCGCAGAGATACCGCGAAAGCAAGGCATATCAAGAGTATGTCGTCAAGCCGCTGGCCGGGAAACTCTCGCCCGAAGGCTCGCCGACGATTCAACAAACCCCGCAAAAGCCCCAGCCAAAAGCGGGCGCCTCGGCAAAGAAAGTTTCCTCGCTTAAGCAATTCTTCGTGCTTTCCGCGCGCAACATCAAGATTCTCACGCGCGATAAATTCGCCCTGGGTCTCATGCTCGCCACCGCGCCGCTCGTGAGCCTGCTCGACGTGGTGCTCGCCAGCGTGATGGGACGCAACCCCTTCGCCTTTGCGGATGGGGACATCGCCCGCGTCATGATCACCCTCTTCCTCATGACGATCTACGGCGTGATGGTGGGAGGCATCTCGCAAATGCGCGAGATCGTCAAAGAGCAGGATATCTACAAACGCGAGCGACTCGTCAACTTGAAGATTCTCCCTTACGTGATGTCGAAGATCTGGGTAGCCGCGTTGCTCGCTTTCTATCAGGCGGCGGCGTACACCATTGTCCATTACCTTGCCTTCGAAATGCCCGGCGGCGCGTTGGAATTCGCGCAAATCTACATCACGATGACGCTCGCCACCCTCGCCGGCATGATGCTGGGGCTCTTCGCCTCCGCGCTCGCGCCGAACGCCAGTTCCGCGCCGCTTATGGTCATCATCCTCATGCTCCCGCAGATCGTGCTGGGCGGCGCGCTCATCCCCGTGCCGGAGTTTATCAGCGCGCCCACCTCCACGCGCTGGGCGTTCGAAGCGCTCATGAGCATCACCGGCCCCGGTTCGGATGTGGCGGCAGACCTGTGCTGGAAACTCGACCCCGCCGCGCAAAACGCGTTAACCCTCGAAGATAAACTCAAACCCATCGGCGACCAACCGCAGGGCTGCCGGTGCATGGGCGTGAACATGCTCCACGAGGAATCCTGCAACCACCCGGGCTTGGGCAGGTTCCGCATCCCCGCCATCGATGAGCCGTTACCGGTCGAACCTGCGCCCCTCCCGCCGGAACCCGAGCAACCCGTCCAGCCTGAGAATCAATCCGACAATATCGCCATGGCGGAATTCTTCGCCAAACTGCAAGAGTATGAGATCAAAGTGGAGGCGTATAAACTCCAGGTGGAACAATATCAGCGCGATCGCGTTGCCTATGAAACCCGGCGCGCCGAATTGCAAGTGGCGGTCGCGCCGGCCGAAGGCGTGGTGCGAAATTTCTACACCAACTTCCCGTTCATGTATGTGAACAAAGAGGACACAGCCACCTACTACGCCAAGATCGGCAAAACCTGGGTGATCCAAGGCGCCATCTGCCTGATCCTGTTCGTCGCCATTCTCTACCTGCAAAAGCGGAAGGATGTGGTCTAA
- a CDS encoding serine/threonine protein kinase, with the protein MAKSSLIGKTIGKRYVIEEMLGQGGMSAVYKATDPNLKRVVAIKVIHSHLSDNPDFVRRFEEEASSVAQLRHPGIILVHDFNKDEELDLYYMVLEFVPGETIQDHLKRLNDQGRKLSVSKAMEYMASICDAVDYAHQRGMIHRDIKPANLMLTTSGQAILMDFGIAKIVGGTRHTATGAVVGTAMYMSPEQIKGEQPDRRSDIYSLGVTLFEMLSGKPPFDADSAMTLMMMHINDPVPNPQKLNPEIPEALVDVVNKALEKDPANRYQTAAQMAAALRNVLAGRAAGPVPSSRSTMVEDAPTMAKNKKATSVEPVSAPRGTVVESSPMHQQARGTMVESAPQQTPYSAPSQPASKPKSRSLVPIFAGVVVVFVCLAIGGFFLFNQLLGGGNATEPPVIPTSTQAPATEAPLVIVESPTLSVTDTPAATPTEAIPTGPYVRINSITINSDNYYVVEYETFEFTESLPGMHIHFFFNNVPVENAGSPGSGPWKLWGGPRPFVFYRVSDKPAAATQLCARVANSNHSLNGFESGNCVDLPPSP; encoded by the coding sequence ATGGCAAAGTCATCACTGATCGGTAAAACCATTGGCAAACGTTACGTGATCGAGGAGATGCTTGGGCAGGGCGGCATGTCGGCGGTCTATAAAGCCACCGACCCGAACCTGAAGCGCGTGGTCGCCATCAAGGTCATTCACTCGCATCTTTCCGATAACCCGGATTTTGTCAGGCGGTTCGAGGAGGAAGCCTCGTCTGTGGCGCAGTTGCGTCACCCCGGCATCATTCTCGTGCATGATTTCAACAAAGACGAGGAACTCGACCTGTATTATATGGTGCTCGAGTTCGTGCCGGGCGAAACCATCCAGGACCATCTCAAGCGTCTTAACGACCAGGGGAGAAAATTGTCCGTTTCCAAAGCGATGGAATACATGGCAAGCATCTGCGACGCGGTGGACTACGCCCACCAGCGCGGCATGATCCACCGCGACATCAAGCCTGCCAACCTGATGCTCACCACCTCCGGTCAAGCCATCCTCATGGACTTTGGCATTGCCAAGATCGTCGGCGGCACGCGGCACACCGCCACCGGCGCGGTTGTGGGCACAGCAATGTACATGTCGCCGGAGCAGATCAAAGGCGAACAACCCGACCGCCGCTCGGATATTTATTCGCTCGGCGTGACGTTGTTCGAAATGCTCAGCGGCAAGCCGCCCTTCGACGCCGATTCGGCGATGACGTTGATGATGATGCACATCAACGACCCGGTGCCCAACCCGCAAAAGCTGAACCCGGAGATCCCCGAAGCCTTGGTGGATGTGGTGAATAAGGCGCTCGAGAAAGATCCCGCCAACCGCTACCAAACTGCCGCGCAAATGGCGGCGGCGCTCCGTAATGTGTTGGCGGGTCGCGCCGCGGGACCTGTCCCATCCTCGCGCTCGACGATGGTCGAAGACGCGCCGACCATGGCGAAAAATAAGAAAGCCACATCAGTTGAACCGGTCAGCGCCCCGCGCGGGACGGTGGTCGAAAGCAGTCCGATGCATCAACAAGCGCGCGGCACGATGGTTGAAAGCGCGCCGCAACAGACTCCGTATTCCGCGCCAAGTCAACCCGCGTCAAAACCGAAATCGCGCTCGCTCGTGCCGATCTTCGCCGGCGTGGTCGTTGTGTTTGTCTGTCTTGCGATCGGCGGGTTTTTCCTCTTCAATCAACTCCTCGGCGGAGGTAATGCGACGGAGCCGCCGGTCATCCCGACGAGTACGCAAGCGCCCGCCACCGAAGCGCCGCTGGTCATCGTCGAGTCGCCAACCTTGAGCGTGACCGACACCCCCGCCGCCACCCCAACTGAAGCAATCCCGACGGGACCGTACGTGCGCATCAATTCGATCACGATTAACTCAGACAATTACTATGTTGTGGAATATGAAACGTTTGAATTCACAGAATCATTGCCCGGCATGCACATTCACTTCTTCTTCAACAACGTGCCGGTGGAAAACGCCGGTTCGCCGGGTTCAGGTCCGTGGAAACTCTGGGGGGGTCCGCGACCGTTCGTCTTCTATCGCGTCTCCGATAAGCCCGCCGCCGCAACGCAGTTGTGCGCCCGCGTGGCAAACAGCAACCATTCGCTGAACGGATTCGAAAGCGGCAACTGTGTGGACCTGCCGCCAAGCCCGTAA
- a CDS encoding alpha/beta hydrolase encodes MELEHSYLPTNGIRLHVVQAGPKSGTPVVLLHGFPEFWYGWRKQIPALVNAGCRVIIPDQRGYNLSDKPKNKKDYSVFTLVDDALGLIKVLDYDKVNLVGHDWGGGVAWMLAMTYPEKLHKLAVLNSPHPAVYRRFARRDPDQIRRSWYWLFFQLPWLAEKILSANAFREMARGLRSSSVKNTFTDADLEKYKEAWSQPNALTSMLNWYRAAFQFPPKMPADMQVKVRTLMMWGMKDFALSHRLARPSMDYCDDRNLILFPESTHWAHLDAADEVNHYLIDFLFDSITKRAIK; translated from the coding sequence ATGGAACTTGAACATAGTTATCTCCCAACGAACGGAATTCGCTTGCACGTCGTCCAGGCTGGACCGAAAAGCGGAACTCCTGTCGTCCTTTTACACGGCTTTCCTGAGTTTTGGTATGGGTGGAGGAAACAAATTCCCGCATTGGTGAACGCGGGGTGCCGGGTGATTATCCCTGACCAGCGCGGCTACAACCTGAGCGACAAGCCGAAAAATAAGAAAGACTACAGCGTTTTTACGCTTGTGGACGATGCGCTCGGCTTGATCAAAGTGTTGGACTACGACAAAGTCAACCTCGTGGGGCATGACTGGGGCGGGGGCGTCGCGTGGATGCTTGCCATGACGTATCCCGAAAAGTTGCACAAGCTTGCCGTGCTCAACTCGCCGCACCCGGCCGTGTATCGCAGGTTTGCGCGGCGCGACCCCGATCAAATCCGTCGCTCGTGGTATTGGCTCTTCTTTCAACTGCCATGGCTTGCGGAAAAAATATTGTCCGCGAACGCTTTCCGCGAGATGGCTCGCGGTCTGCGCAGTTCATCCGTGAAAAACACATTCACCGATGCGGACCTCGAAAAATATAAAGAGGCATGGTCGCAGCCCAACGCGTTGACCTCCATGCTGAATTGGTATCGCGCCGCATTTCAATTCCCGCCGAAGATGCCTGCGGATATGCAGGTCAAAGTCCGCACGTTGATGATGTGGGGGATGAAGGACTTCGCGCTCAGCCATCGCCTCGCGCGCCCGAGCATGGATTATTGCGACGACAGGAATTTGATCCTCTTCCCCGAGTCCACGCATTGGGCGCATCTCGACGCGGCCGATGAGGTGAATCACTATTTGATCGATTTTCTATTCGACTCGATCACGAAGCGGGCGATTAAATAA
- a CDS encoding AbrB/MazE/SpoVT family DNA-binding domain-containing protein → MDSVATTRMSSKGQVVIPESIRKRLDLREGAQFLVVGEEDVVILKMVAPPDMNEFNALIKQARQQAKEAGLKPKDITSAIAKARARK, encoded by the coding sequence ATGGACAGCGTAGCCACCACTCGTATGTCATCCAAAGGACAAGTTGTGATTCCCGAATCCATTCGCAAGCGGCTCGATCTAAGAGAGGGCGCGCAGTTCCTCGTTGTAGGCGAGGAAGATGTTGTCATTCTAAAAATGGTCGCTCCGCCTGATATGAATGAATTCAATGCTCTTATCAAACAAGCGCGTCAACAAGCAAAAGAAGCGGGGTTGAAACCAAAAGACATTACATCTGCCATTGCTAAAGCAAGAGCCCGTAAATGA
- a CDS encoding putative toxin-antitoxin system toxin component, PIN family, producing the protein MRIALDKVVMDTNVFVSAVFFSGPPFQILNTWQSGKFELAVSQEILDEYRRVGEVLAEEYSNIGLKPMLNFVIDHAKVYKPAKLNGPVCEDPDDDKFFACALASESKIIISGDKHLLKVSGYEGIEVLKPREFVDRYLS; encoded by the coding sequence ATGAGGATCGCTTTGGACAAAGTTGTGATGGACACCAACGTGTTCGTCTCAGCAGTCTTCTTCAGCGGACCTCCCTTTCAAATCCTCAACACATGGCAATCGGGTAAGTTTGAATTAGCCGTTTCGCAGGAAATTCTGGATGAATATCGGCGGGTTGGAGAAGTTTTGGCGGAAGAATACTCCAATATCGGCTTGAAGCCGATGCTCAACTTTGTCATTGACCATGCAAAAGTTTATAAGCCTGCAAAACTCAATGGGCCTGTTTGCGAGGATCCGGACGATGATAAGTTTTTCGCCTGCGCCCTGGCAAGCGAGAGCAAGATCATCATCAGCGGGGATAAGCATTTGTTGAAGGTTTCAGGTTATGAAGGAATTGAAGTGTTGAAACCGCGCGAATTTGTAGACAGATACTTGAGTTGA
- a CDS encoding M1 family metallopeptidase: MKIPLRFNFLLLLFFLSSCNLPQRGQALPPTLAVVTQDPGASPTPTPFQPVTLTPSFTPEPPTNTPPPTLAFTATSLPQPTSPPTSARTQYTLFALLDYYGHQLAVDETIRYTNQTGVTLNELVMAVEPNHHGGFNLENILLNGNALNYDLNGHRLIVYLPQPLAPGTQIALAMRFHVSIPAKVKDHPYGYDVDQVNLTDWLPFVVPYSNGWVLHDDYYLGEHLVQDAADFEVNVRATDGALSFATGGVGEPNNEWTRYRLFGARTFALSASDQFRFVEAAAGAAVIRAYYYPGYETEGLAILNAAVRAVGLFESLFGPYPYGSLSIVQADLNDGQEFDGLVFLATKFYNEYDGSARSNLVAIGVHEIAHQWWYGLVGNDSATEPWLDEALSVYSEALFYEHIYPNSYDWWWQWRVNYFGPSGYVDASIYEAPTFRAYVNASYLNGANFLEALNYRMGDDAFFAFLRDYASRYGRGRATAYDFFAVARQNTTADISDLIRAYFRGGY, translated from the coding sequence ATGAAAATTCCACTTCGATTTAATTTTCTCCTCCTTTTATTTTTTCTCTCCTCCTGCAATCTGCCTCAAAGGGGACAGGCGCTTCCTCCCACGCTTGCGGTTGTTACCCAGGACCCGGGCGCGTCGCCAACCCCCACGCCTTTCCAACCGGTGACGTTGACGCCGTCTTTCACGCCCGAACCGCCGACGAACACGCCGCCTCCGACGTTGGCTTTCACTGCAACATCCCTGCCACAGCCAACCTCGCCCCCAACCTCAGCGCGGACTCAATACACATTGTTTGCCTTGCTCGATTATTACGGACATCAACTCGCGGTGGATGAAACGATCCGATACACGAATCAAACGGGAGTGACGCTCAACGAACTGGTGATGGCGGTCGAGCCGAATCATCACGGCGGTTTTAATCTCGAGAATATACTGCTCAACGGCAATGCTTTGAATTATGATTTGAATGGTCATCGACTCATAGTCTATTTGCCGCAACCTCTGGCGCCGGGGACGCAAATCGCGTTAGCCATGCGCTTCCATGTTTCGATACCCGCCAAGGTGAAGGATCATCCATATGGCTATGATGTGGATCAGGTCAATTTGACGGATTGGCTCCCGTTCGTCGTGCCGTATAGCAACGGCTGGGTGTTGCATGACGATTATTATCTCGGCGAACATCTTGTCCAAGATGCGGCAGATTTTGAAGTCAACGTCCGCGCAACGGATGGAGCGCTCTCGTTTGCCACCGGCGGAGTGGGAGAGCCGAACAATGAATGGACTCGCTATCGCCTCTTCGGCGCGCGGACGTTCGCGCTGTCGGCGAGCGACCAGTTCCGGTTCGTGGAAGCCGCCGCAGGGGCGGCGGTGATCCGCGCGTATTATTATCCCGGTTACGAAACGGAGGGGCTTGCCATCCTGAATGCGGCGGTGCGTGCGGTGGGGTTGTTCGAGTCGCTGTTCGGTCCGTATCCGTATGGCAGTCTTAGCATTGTGCAGGCTGACTTGAACGACGGGCAGGAGTTCGATGGCTTGGTGTTTTTAGCGACGAAGTTTTACAACGAATACGACGGTTCGGCGCGCAGTAATCTGGTGGCGATCGGCGTGCATGAGATCGCGCATCAATGGTGGTATGGGTTGGTGGGGAATGATTCTGCCACCGAGCCGTGGCTGGATGAGGCGCTGTCGGTGTATAGCGAGGCGCTGTTCTATGAGCATATCTATCCCAACTCGTACGATTGGTGGTGGCAGTGGCGCGTAAATTATTTCGGTCCATCGGGCTATGTGGATGCGAGTATCTACGAAGCGCCGACCTTCCGCGCCTATGTCAACGCGAGTTATCTCAACGGCGCGAACTTTTTGGAAGCGTTGAACTATCGCATGGGAGACGACGCGTTCTTCGCATTCCTGCGCGATTACGCCTCGCGCTATGGGCGTGGTCGCGCCACTGCGTATGATTTTTTCGCGGTCGCGAGGCAGAACACCACTGCCGATATTTCGGATCTGATCCGGGCGTATTTTAGGGGAGGGTATTGA
- a CDS encoding M1 family metallopeptidase: MSKPIATRILLSTFYCLLVTSCFPSTPPPLPTETQSPSATIPPSETALPTETPTAFPTLAPELERPRYTIDLRMNYSSKAAEVNQTITYPNWTGETLTNLVLAVEPNLWSGGFTLRSLSADGLPILNYTLEPLNQRLEIVLPQPLPPSGSLTLAMTYSLILPQMQAYSNPNEVRPQIYGYSDRQVNFVDWYPFIVPYQAGEGWILHNPWFYGEHLVYDVADFDVTVTFTDGTTPQIASSGAEVASGLATSRKFELDAGRTFALSMSTDYKVATQTVGDVKVFAYYFAFYDEEGEALLQATAQALQVFTEKFGPYRHKTMTAVQGDFNDGMEYSAFYFISRDYFNLYDGTPVNYLVAIGAHETAHQWWFDAVANDQGIEPWLDEALATYSERMYYEALYPDLVASWQSYRYFEFQQAGFVDTQVYDGGGQRPYWDKVYLTGARFFQELRERVGDEIFFAFLKDYYAQYAGKRATGADFFRVLREHTSADLSDLMAKYFKNTY, encoded by the coding sequence ATGTCCAAACCCATCGCAACGCGCATTCTACTTTCCACTTTCTACTGTTTACTCGTCACTTCTTGTTTCCCCTCAACCCCTCCTCCTCTCCCCACCGAAACACAATCTCCATCCGCAACCATTCCTCCTTCTGAAACCGCGCTTCCAACTGAAACCCCAACCGCCTTCCCTACCCTCGCGCCTGAATTGGAGCGTCCGCGATATACGATTGACTTGCGGATGAATTACTCGTCCAAAGCGGCGGAGGTGAACCAGACCATCACCTATCCCAACTGGACCGGCGAAACGCTCACGAATCTTGTGCTGGCTGTTGAACCCAATTTATGGAGCGGCGGATTCACCCTCCGATCCCTTTCTGCGGATGGCTTGCCGATTCTTAATTACACGCTCGAACCGCTCAACCAGCGGCTGGAAATTGTCCTGCCTCAGCCGTTGCCTCCAAGCGGATCACTCACCCTCGCGATGACCTACAGCCTGATCCTCCCGCAGATGCAGGCGTACAGCAACCCGAACGAAGTCCGCCCGCAGATTTATGGGTACTCGGACAGGCAAGTCAACTTTGTGGATTGGTATCCGTTCATTGTGCCGTATCAAGCAGGCGAAGGATGGATATTGCACAACCCCTGGTTCTATGGCGAGCATCTTGTGTATGATGTGGCGGACTTCGATGTGACAGTCACATTCACCGATGGGACGACTCCGCAGATCGCCTCGTCGGGGGCGGAGGTGGCATCAGGGTTAGCGACCAGCCGCAAGTTCGAGTTGGACGCGGGGCGCACGTTTGCCCTATCCATGAGCACCGATTATAAAGTCGCCACGCAGACCGTCGGCGATGTGAAAGTCTTCGCGTATTATTTCGCGTTTTACGATGAAGAGGGCGAAGCGTTATTGCAAGCGACCGCGCAGGCGTTGCAAGTGTTCACTGAAAAGTTCGGACCATATCGTCACAAAACGATGACGGCAGTGCAAGGCGATTTCAACGACGGCATGGAATATTCTGCGTTCTATTTCATCAGCCGCGATTATTTTAATTTGTACGATGGCACGCCTGTGAATTACCTCGTGGCGATCGGCGCGCACGAGACCGCGCATCAATGGTGGTTCGACGCGGTGGCAAACGATCAGGGCATCGAGCCGTGGCTGGACGAGGCGCTTGCCACCTACAGCGAGCGTATGTATTACGAAGCGCTCTACCCCGATCTGGTTGCATCGTGGCAGAGTTATCGTTATTTTGAATTTCAACAAGCGGGCTTTGTGGATACGCAAGTGTATGATGGCGGCGGGCAAAGGCCGTATTGGGATAAAGTCTATTTAACAGGCGCGCGATTTTTTCAAGAGTTGCGCGAGCGCGTCGGCGATGAAATTTTCTTCGCGTTCCTCAAAGATTATTACGCTCAATACGCAGGCAAGCGCGCGACGGGCGCCGATTTCTTCCGCGTCCTGCGCGAGCATACCTCGGCGGATCTATCTGACCTGATGGCGAAGTATTTTAAAAATACATACTAA
- a CDS encoding SRPBCC family protein, producing the protein MPTIETSVTISKPVEKVFEYITNLDKQKKLSAYITGVEVDGPVKLGTKYKIETTSMGHKNTTTNEVVAFEPNKKFGVKTFAAPPASDVTNTYLFEADGNNTRLTLQMDATLVPAGMPNVPGMEDMMKKQMMSGLETTMQNMKKQIEG; encoded by the coding sequence ATGCCAACCATCGAAACCAGCGTGACCATTAGCAAGCCCGTCGAGAAAGTTTTTGAATACATCACCAATCTCGACAAACAGAAGAAATTGAGCGCCTACATCACCGGCGTCGAAGTGGACGGACCTGTCAAGTTGGGGACGAAGTACAAGATCGAGACCACCTCCATGGGGCATAAAAACACCACAACAAACGAAGTTGTCGCGTTTGAGCCGAACAAGAAATTTGGCGTAAAGACCTTTGCCGCGCCTCCCGCCTCAGATGTGACCAACACGTACCTCTTCGAAGCAGATGGCAACAATACAAGGCTCACCCTGCAAATGGACGCGACGCTCGTTCCCGCGGGAATGCCCAACGTCCCCGGTATGGAAGATATGATGAAGAAGCAAATGATGTCAGGTTTGGAAACCACCATGCAAAACATGAAAAAACAGATTGAAGGATAA
- a CDS encoding DUF4239 domain-containing protein, with product MKNQMRQQKNGNAPQFKSLYLIPLAILVAKILDIGFQYFGIEFTSPPDGANWFVSNFIEWFGVLYGILLPLILVRVWEQLDDIDREFDREADAVRILYEDLSYLKEEGSATGQNISLLLKSYVEHVIKNYPKEIKTQESLVRSTTPERTAGDEILIEIREQFRQLMHSNMMNNKLLEFLVPELFERLKEITDIRGDRISLASQRLFDSLRIVALITSILFVIPFYFAVFTSKTGVLDIILIIGVTLLVIFIYMIIEDLDEPFHGTWKVSDDSWKNLLNDINANQRKSMVADPHMKSLLTIYGEKPLPRSRPKNLKKR from the coding sequence TTGAAAAACCAAATGAGGCAACAAAAGAATGGCAATGCGCCACAATTCAAATCACTGTATTTGATTCCGCTTGCAATTCTTGTAGCGAAAATTTTAGATATTGGATTTCAATATTTCGGTATTGAATTTACTTCACCGCCGGATGGAGCAAATTGGTTTGTTTCAAATTTCATTGAATGGTTTGGCGTTCTTTATGGCATCCTTCTTCCACTAATACTAGTTCGCGTTTGGGAGCAACTTGACGATATCGACAGAGAGTTCGACAGAGAAGCAGACGCGGTTAGAATTCTATATGAGGACTTGTCTTATTTAAAAGAAGAAGGTTCGGCAACCGGGCAGAATATTTCGTTGTTACTCAAAAGTTATGTGGAACATGTTATCAAAAACTATCCGAAAGAGATAAAAACTCAGGAAAGTCTAGTTAGAAGTACAACACCTGAAAGAACTGCGGGGGACGAAATATTGATAGAAATCAGAGAGCAATTTAGACAACTAATGCATTCAAACATGATGAACAACAAGCTACTAGAATTTCTCGTGCCAGAATTGTTTGAAAGACTTAAAGAAATAACTGACATTCGAGGTGATAGAATTTCTCTCGCAAGCCAACGGCTTTTTGACAGCCTACGTATCGTAGCTTTGATTACATCAATTTTATTCGTTATACCTTTCTACTTTGCAGTTTTTACCAGCAAAACCGGGGTGTTAGATATCATCTTAATCATTGGCGTGACATTACTCGTGATATTTATTTATATGATAATCGAGGATTTGGATGAACCTTTTCATGGCACATGGAAAGTTAGCGACGATTCATGGAAAAACCTATTAAACGACATCAACGCCAATCAACGCAAATCTATGGTTGCAGACCCTCACATGAAAAGTTTATTAACCATCTATGGTGAAAAGCCACTCCCTCGAAGCCGCCCAAAAAATTTAAAAAAACGATGA